One genomic segment of Hordeum vulgare subsp. vulgare chromosome 2H, MorexV3_pseudomolecules_assembly, whole genome shotgun sequence includes these proteins:
- the LOC123424631 gene encoding nascent polypeptide-associated complex subunit alpha-like protein 1 encodes MTVADLLRAQPEEHKIEEDEPILEDDDDYDEDDDEDEDEDEKDDDDVEGGDASGRSTQSRSEKKSRKAVEKLGMKAITGVNRVTIKKSKTVTYVLSKPDVFKSSRSETYVMFGEVKLEDVNTELLQTQAAEQFKTQGPSGVISKDEPSMAAAQDDEEVDETGVDKKDVELVMMQASVSRSRAVESLKAADGDIVSAIMELTN; translated from the exons ATGACGGTCGCCGACCTGCTCCGCGCCCAGCCTGAGGAGCACAAGATCGAG GAAGATGAGCCTATCcttgaggatgatgatgactacgatgaagacgatgatgaggatgaggatgaggatgaaaaagatgacgatgaTGTTGAGG GAGGTGATGCTAGTGGAAGATCTACACAGAGTAGGAGTGAGAAGAAGAGCAGGAAAGCTGTGGAGAAGCTTGGCATGAAGGCCATTACTGGTGTGAACCGTGTAACTATCAAAAAGAGCAAGACC GTGACGTATGTCCTCTCCAAGCCAGATGTCTTCAAGAGCTCGCGCTCAGAAACCTATGTCATGTTTGGGGAGGTTAAGCTCGAGGACGTGAACACTGAACTTCTGCAGACACAAGCGGCAGAGCAGTTCAAGACGCAGGGCCCGAGCGGCGTCATCTCGAAGGATGAGCCGTCCATGGCAGCAGCCCAGGACGACGAGGAGGTCGATGAGACTGGTGTTGACAAGAAGGACGTCGAGCTCGTGATGATGCAGGCCTCCGTGTCGAGATCCAGGGCTGTGGAGTCGCTCAAGGCTGCGGATGGCGACATCGTCAGCGCCATCATGGAGTTGACTAACTAG